A single window of Debaryomyces hansenii CBS767 chromosome F complete sequence DNA harbors:
- a CDS encoding DEHA2F26048p (weakly similar to uniprot|Q06681 Saccharomyces cerevisiae YDR326C Hypothetical ORF), translating to MVKLRSKKSSKDDFPRKEQRRKDTSVTRASRARSTSASANRTSSYTPTGRARADSLVSIPHSHSTSLASSHNIPIEITPSRHESEHSELEARTSVATNERSVSNLPEENHHSHNDSNGILSSIFNAAHNAANMIGSSIDNKPPKTNELTIDEGDEKNTSFSHKLDFLLKPAAFGKNTSSSSISKSKSSKSDSQTDLDNPRDSEEVPNHTSNSLSNVHFETVRDSPITTLGTGNLKLDDFDDGPSAKKATTPSQSNENLIPQEVKRNQSSDIVNREIPLSNQLAISGNNENKKVRRKSISNGTSLERVKSPGNKTKSTDVEDSDDNPNDSESDDNGSVNSEEDLDELLDTSAIRPAGEKRNKEFHQIFKRIPPNEKLIDEFGCALSKDILVQGRMYLSEHYICFNSNILGWVTNIIIPLQEVIQIEKKSTAVLFPNGMIIRTLYHKYVFATFLSRDSTFALITNVWHGVLLGDSGESNSITDKKKNDKIDSSESMGNDEDSLPNGSRMKNGGISGDNDDDDSSIVVSQSEASSLDNFLANRTDGDDIEVVNSNSPGDGNNGEQADGNRSSDGFHGLPVVGPMTHTPTDIDYSKGSDETFISDDVIKAPLGVIFLILFGSDNSNFIKILKDQKNYDISDDDITELSTDSKERNYTYTKPLNGPIGPKKTKCVIKDRLIEFDTDKYILVEQITTTPDVPSGNSFQVKTKIFLSWAENNSTRIYSVTVVEWSGRSWIKGAVEKGSIDGQKESMKTMIDSINLIVRSGDTGGAAKSDKKKRKRKKSETIRKPPPEEAPEPEKTTLEKLESFVEAVGKTISIPYVGDLVSGIIILSIGLLFFVEVYNYLFHHKSRDPFNASNLQIISQDSVVSKIKINDDKYFVIPSVESHFQNKQSKLQNEVAIWKWVNDKSDGALNIFSQEAPEHNLQRYSNQEIKEIVKIVQVKLDEIKNRMDSENI from the coding sequence ATGGTCAAGCTTAGAAGCAAGAAATCATCGAAAGATGATTTTCCCAGGAAGgaacaaagaagaaaggaTACTTCTGTTACAAGAGCTTCGAGAGCTAGATCTACATCAGCTTCAGCGAACAGAACAAGTTCGTATACTCCTACGGGAAGAGCTCGGGCAGACTCATTAGTATCTATTCCACATTCACATTCTACATCATTAGCATCATCGCATAATATCCCCATAGAAATCACTCCATCACGTCATGAACTGGAACATTCCGAATTAGAGGCCAGAACATCCGTAGCAACTAATGAAAGAAGCGTATCCAACTTGCCGGAGGAAAACCATCATTCCCACAATGATTCTAATGGAATATTGTCATCCATATTCAATGCGGCACACAATGCAGCCAATATGATTGGTTCATCAATTGATAACAAACCTCCAAAGACAAACGAATTGACAATTGATGAAGGCGACGAGAAAAATACATCGTTCAGTCATAAGTTGGAttttttattgaaaccTGCAGCATTTGGTAAGAATacttcgtcttcttctatATCAAAATCGAAATCATCGAAAAGTGATTCGCAAACTGATCTTGATAACCCCAGAGATTCTGAAGAAGTACCTAACCACACTTCTAATTCGCTTTCCAATGTTCATTTTGAAACCGTGAGAGATTCACCTATAACTACTTTAGGAACTGGGAATTTGAAGTTAGATGATTTTGACGATGGTCCATCTGCAAAAAAGGCGACAACTCCATCACAATCTAATGAAAACCTTATTCCACAAGAGGTAAAGAGAAATCAGTCGTCAGACATTGTCAATAGAGAAATCCCCTTATCTAATCAATTAGCTATAAGtggtaataatgaaaataagaagGTTCGCAGAAAATCTATTAGCAATGGCACCAGCCTAGAAAGAGTAAAATCTCCTGGGAATAAAACGAAAAGTACTGATGTTGAAGATTCTGATGATAATCCTAATGATTCTGAAAGTGATGATAATGGATCTGTCAATTCAGAAGAGGATTTGGATGAGTTACTCGATACATCGGCAATAAGGCCTGCTGGTGAAAAAAGGAATAAGGAATTTcaccaaatatttaagCGTATACCGCCTAAcgaaaaattaattgatgagTTCGGCTGCGCTTTGTCAAAAGATATATTAGTTCAGGGCAGGATGTATTTGTCAGAACATTATATCTGTTTTAATTCGAATATTCTAGGATGGGTTACAAACATCATAATCCCATTGCAAGAAGtcattcaaattgaaaaaaaatccACGGCTGTATTATTTCCAAACGGTATGATCATTAGGACTTTATATCATAAATATGTCTTTGCAACTTTCTTATCAAGAGACTCAACATTTGCCTTGATAACTAACGTTTGGCATGGAGTATTATTAGGCGACAGTGGTGAGTCTAATAGCATTACggataaaaagaaaaatgataaaattgattcaagCGAGAGTATGGGAAACGACGAGGACTCATTACCTAATGGATCGCGTATGAAAAATGGTGGAATTAGTGGGGAtaacgatgatgatgattcgAGCATTGTTGTTTCTCAAAGCGAAGCTAGTTCCTTAGATAATTTCCTAGCTAACAGAACTGATGGagatgatattgaagtaGTCAACTCGAACTCCCCGGGCGATGGTAATAATGGGGAACAAGCTGATGGCAATAGATCATCTGATGGTTTCCATGGCCTACCAGTGGTAGGACCAATGACACACACGCCAACTGATATAGACTACTCAAAAGGATCTGATGAAACATTTATATCAGACGACGTCATCAAAGCACCTTTAGGcgtaatatttttaatcttGTTTGGTTCAGATAATTCGAACTTtataaagatattgaaggaCCAAAAGAATTACGATATAAGTGATGACGATATTACTGAATTATCAACGGATTCTAAGGAGAGAAACTACACATATACTAAGCCTTTGAACGGACCAATTGGACCCAAAAAAACGAAATGTGTAATTAAAGATAGGTTGATCGAATTTGACACAGATAAGTATATTCTTGTTGAACAAATTACCACTACTCCCGATGTGCCCAGTGGTAACTCCTTTCAAGTtaaaaccaaaattttcCTTAGCTGGGCTGAGAATAATTCCACCAGAATATATAGTGTGACGGTGGTCGAGTGGAGCGGTAGATCGTGGATCAAGGGAGCAGTCGAAAAGGGGAGTATTGACGGGCAAAAAGAGTCCATGAAGACCATGATCGACTCGATTAATCTCATCGTAAGATCTGGGGACACTGGCGGAGCAGCCAAGTCggataagaagaagagaaagagaaagaagtCTGAAACTATCCGCAAGCCTCCCCCTGAGGAGGCTCCTGAACCAGAAAAGACCACTCTTGAGAAATTAGAACTGTTTGTTGAAGCCGTTGGAAAGACTATCAGCATTCCCTATGTCGGAGATCTTGTCTCGGGGATCATTATCCTCTCCATCGGGCTTCTTTTTTTCGTCGAGGTGTACAACTATCTTTTCCACCACAAGTCCAGAGACCCTTTCAACGCCTCTAATCTACAAATCATTTCACAAGACTCGGTAGTGtctaaaattaaaatcaacGATGACAAGTATTTCGTTATTCCTTCGGTCGAATCTCATTTCCAAAACAAACAATCCAAATTACAGAACGAGGTCGCCATTTGGAAGTGGGTCAATGATAAAAGCGATGGAGCCCTTAACATATTCAGCCAAGAAGCACCCGAACATAATCTACAACGGTATTCAAACCAGGAGATCAAAGAGATCGTCAAAATAGTACAAGTCAAgcttgatgaaattaaaaatagaATGGATTCTGAAAATATAtag